Within the Pseudomonas mendocina genome, the region GAAAGGCACGTAGAGCTTGACCTTGAAGGCCGGCGAGGCGAGCACCAGGCAGCGCACCTTGGGCGCGTAGTCATGGGCCCAGGTGGAGACGATTACCGCGCCGACGCTTTGCGCCACCACCGCCAGGTCCTCTTCGGCGATGCCGTGTTGGGCGCCGATATGCTCGATAAAGGTCTGCACGTCACGCACGCTGGTGGCGAAGCTCGGGCTGTCGCCGCGCGCGCCGGGCGAGAGGCCATGGCCACGGGCATCCCAGGCGAAGAAGTCGTAGTGCGGCAGGTCCAGCTCGTCCACCAGGTGGGCCATGCGCCCGCCGTGCTCATGGCCGCGATGGAAAAGCACCACTGCCTGGCGCGGGCCGTCCGCGGACACAGTCGCCGGCCAGTGGCGATAGCTCAGCTCTACACCGTCGTGGGTGGCAAAGGTATGCAGTTGGACGGGGCGCATGGAATCTCCTTATTCCTTGAAAAGGTTCAGGCCGTTTCGGCCAGCCCGTGGCGAACGCGGTTGTAGAGGGTATAGAGCAGTAGAGCGAGAATCAGCGCCAGCGCCAGGTTGATCCACAAGGCAGGCAGCAGGCCCGTGGCGACGCCTGCACCGATCACACCGAAGCAGAAGGCGCGATCACTCTTGCCCATCGGCCCGTCATAGCGTCGCGAGGCGCCGACCATGGGGCCGAGCACGCCGGCGTATTCGCTGATCACCGCCATCACTACCACCAGGATCACCAGCAGCGGCGAGACGCCAGGCAACAGGGCGAAGGGCAGATACAGGGCACTGTCGGCGATCACGTCGCAGAGTTCGTTGAGGTAGGCGCCGAGCTTCGATTGCTGGCCGAACTCACGTGCGAGCATGCCGTCGACGGCATTGAGCGCCATGCGCAGCAGCATCCACAGGGGGATCAGGGCGAATAGCCAGATGATGTGGCTGAAGATTGCGAGCAGGGCGCCGAGCAGCACGGAGACCACGGCCGCGGCCAGGGTCACCTGGTTGGCGGTGACGCCGCGCGCGTAAAGGCGTTCAACGCCGGGGCGCAGCAGATTCTGGAAGGCCGGTTTGAGCTGGTAGATCGACGGCATGGCAGTGAATTCCCTTTACTGATCCAATCATCGGCCATCGTAGCGGGCGAGACTGTGCGCTCGTCGAGGCTTGTATCAATGCGTGTCAGGGGTTGATGCGCTCTGGCTTTTACACACTCGCAGTGAGCAGCCCCGAGGGTCGTTGTGGCGAAGCGCCTCGCCACAACTTATACCCTGTTACGAGATTTTCCTAGCGCGGTCGATTCGCCCGGTAAATCAGCTAGATAGAAGCGATGATGGCGCTTTGATTGCATTTGCTGCACAGCTTATCCACAGATCAGGCCGTTTCGCCCAGGCGGCTCAGCTGCGGTTCTTCGCCCCGCAGTTCGGCCTGCTGCTGGCAGGCCCACTGGAAGGCACGTTCATTGAGTTCGGCGATGGCGCGCGGGCCCTCGCCTTCGGCGTACATCGGCTTGCCGATGATCACCTGGATGGTGCCCGAGCGTTTGCCCCAGCCCGCCTTGGGCCAGAACTCGCCGGCATTGTGCGCGATGGGCAGTACCGGCAGGCCGGCATTCACCGCCAGGGCCGTGCCGCCACGGGAAAACTTGCCGATCTGCCCTGGGGGAATGCGTGTACCTTCGGGGAATACCAGTACCCAGGCGCCCTGCTTGAGACGCTCGTCGCCCTGCTTGGCCAACTGCTTGAGTGCGGCTTTGGGGTTGCTGCGGTCGATGGCGATGGGCTTGAGCAGCGCCATGCCCCAGCCGAAAAACGGCACGCGCAGCAGCTCGCGCTTGACCACCTGTGACAGCGGCTCGAAATAGGCGGAGAGGAAGAAGGTTTCCCAGGTGCTCTGGTGGTTGGCGAGGATCACGCAGGGGCGCTCGGGGATGTTTTCCACGCCACGCACGTCATAGCGGATGCCGACGATCACCTTGGCCAGCCACACCGCGCAGCTGCACCAGGCCTGGACGACGAAGCGGTAGCGTTGGCGGAATGGCAGCAAGGGGGCGACCACCAGGCTGATCAGGCACCAGAAGAACGAGCTGGACGACAGCAGCAGGTAGAAAAGCGTGACTCTGAAAGCCTGCAGGATCGCCATGAAGCTTCGCACCTTATGAGAGCAGTCGATCGGCGACAGCCGCCAGATCGTCGAATACCAGGGTTCCTGGCGGCAACGGCTTGGCCAGGGTACGTTCGCCCTTGCCGGTTTTCACCAGCACAGGCTGACAATCGACGGCCAGCGCGGCCTGCAGGTCACCGCTGGTATCGCCGACGAACCAGATTCCTGCCAGATCCGTGGCGTAGTGCGCAGCGATCTGTTTGAGCATGCCCGGTTTTGGCTTGCGGCACTCGCAGCCATCATCCGGGCCGTGCGGGCAGTGGACGATCAGGCCGACTTCGCCGCCCTGCTCGGCCACCAGCTGGCGCAGGCGCGCGTGCATCGACTCCAGGGTCGCCAGGTCGTAATAGCCACGGGCGATGCCGGACTGGTTGGTGGCCACGGCCACCGTCCAGCCCGCCTTGGACAGGCGTGCGATAGCGGCGATCGACGAGGGGATCGGAATCCATTCGTCGAGCGTCTTGATATAGGCGTCGGAGTCTTGGTTGATGACACCGTCGCGGTCGAGGATGAGTAACTTCATGAACAGGCCTTAGGCTGCAAGCCACAGGCCGCAGGCCCGGCTGCATTGCCTGCAGCCTGTGGCCTGAAGCCTGTAGCCAGTGGGCGTCAGCCCAGCACCGAAATATCCGCCACGCCGAGGAACAGCCCGCGCAGACGGGCCAGCAGGGCGTAGCGGTTGGCGCGCACGCGCGGGTCTTCGGCGTTGACCAGCACCGCTTCGAAGAAGGCGTCCACCGGCTCGCGCAGGCTGGCCAGCTTGGCCAGGGCCTCACTGTACTGACGCGCAGCGGCCAGCGGTTGTACCGCATGGTCGGCCTGCTGGATGGCGGCGTGCAGGGCGAATTCGCTGGGGTTATCGAAGTAGTGCGCCTCGACCTGGGCGGCGACGCCGCCTTCGGCCTTGCTCAGCAGGTTCGACACGCGCTTGTTGGCGGCGGCCAGGGCAGCGGCCTGCGGCAGCTTGCGGAAGGCCTGAACGGCCTGCACACGCTGGTCGAAGTCCAGCGGCGAGGTCGGGTTCACCGCACGTACGGCCTGGTACACGGCGACTTCGATGCCTTCGTCTTCGTAGCGCGCACGCAGGCGGTCGAAGATGAATTCCAGCACCTGGGCGGCCAGGCCGTCGGTCTTGACCTTGCCGGCGTACTGGGCGACAGCGAAGTCGACTGCAGCGGCCAGATCCAGATCCAGGCCCTTCTCGATCAGGATGCGCAGCACGCCGAGGGCGGCACGGCGCAGGGCGTAGGGATCCTTCGAGCCGGTCGGCAGCATGCCGATACCGAAGATGCCGACCAGGGTGTCGAGCTTGTCGGCCACCGCCACGGCCGCACCGGTCAGGGTGCTTGGCAGTTCGGCACCGGCGCCGCGCGGCATGTACTGCTCGTTCAGGGCCAGGGCGACGTCCTGCGGCTCACCGTCGTTGAGCGCGTAGTAGTAACCGGCGATGCCCTGCATCTCGGGGAATTCGCCAACCATCTCAGTGGCTAGGTCGCACTTGGACAGCAGGCCGGCACGGGCGGCGCGTTGGGCGTCGCCACCGACTTCGCGGGCGATAAAACCGGCGAGCGCCGATACCCGTTGCGCCTTGTCGAATACCGAACCGAGTTGGGCCTGGAATACCACGTTGGCCAGGCGCTGGTTGAAGCCTTCGAGCTTCTGCTTCTTGTCCTGCTTGAAGAAGAACTCGGCGTCGGTCAGGCGCGGACGCACGACTTTCTCGTTGCCGGAGACGATCTGCGCCGGGTCCTTGGACTCGACGTTGGCCACGGTGATGAAGCGCGGCAGCAGCTTGCCGTTCGCATCGAGCAGGCAGAAGTACTTCTGGTTGTCCTGCATGGTGCTGATCAGTGCTTCCTGCGGCACCTCGAGGAAGCGCTCCTCGAACGAGCAGACCAGCGGCACCGGCCATTCGACCAGCGCGGTGACTTCATCCAGCAGTGCCGGCGGCACGATGGCCGTGCCCTGCTCGGCGGCGGCCAGTTCGTCGACGCGGCGGCTGATGATCTCGCGGCGCTCGGCGAAATCGGCCAGCACGTAGGCGCTGCGCAGGTCTTCGGCGTAGCTGGCCGGGCTGCTGATGCGCACATCGCGGTTGGCGTGGAAGCGGTGGCCGCGGGAGACGCGACCGGCTTTTTGCGCAAGGATCTCGCAGTCGACCACGGCGTCACCGAACAGCATCACCAGCCACTGGGTCGGGCGCACGAATTCGTCGCGGCGGGCGGCCCAGCGCATACGCTTGGGAATCGGCAGGTCGTCCAGCGAGTCCTGCACGATGGTCGGCAGCAGGCTCACCGCCGGCTGGCCGGGGATGTGCTGGGCGAAGCGCAGTTTCGCCCCGCTGCGGTCGATCTCGGCGATGTCCACGCCGCACTTGCGGGCGAAGCCCAGAGCGGCCTGGGTCGGGTTGCCGTCGGCGTCGAAGGCGGCCTGGATGGGCGGGCCGTCGAGGTTCATGCTGCGGTCGGCCTGCTGCTCCTCGAGCTGCTCGATCAGCACCGCCAGGCGACGCGGCGCGGCGTACACGCGGCTCGCTGCATAGCCCAGGCCGGCGGCCTTGAGGCCTTTCTCGATACCGGCGAGGAAGGCATCGCCGAGGCTCTTCAGGGCCTTCGGTGGCAGCTCTTCGGTGCCCAGTTCGACCAGGAAATCTTTCGCACTCATGCTTGCGCCTCCAGCTTGGCCAGTACTTCGTCACGCAGATCGGGGGTGGCCATGGGGAAGCCGAGTCGGGCGCGGGCCTGCAGGTAGCTCTGCGCCACGGCGCGCGCCAGGGTACGCACGCGCAGGATGTACTGCTGGCGCGCGGTCACCGAGATGGCGCGGCGTGCGTCGAGCAGGTTGAAGGTGTGCGAGGCCTTGAGCACCATCTCGTAGGTCGGCAGCGGCAGTTGCAGCTCGATCAGACGGTTGGCTTCGCTCTCGTAGAAGTCGAACAGCTCGAATAGCTTCTCGACGTTGGCGTGCTCGAAGTTGTAGGTGGACTGC harbors:
- a CDS encoding CDP-alcohol phosphatidyltransferase family protein, which gives rise to MPSIYQLKPAFQNLLRPGVERLYARGVTANQVTLAAAVVSVLLGALLAIFSHIIWLFALIPLWMLLRMALNAVDGMLAREFGQQSKLGAYLNELCDVIADSALYLPFALLPGVSPLLVILVVVMAVISEYAGVLGPMVGASRRYDGPMGKSDRAFCFGVIGAGVATGLLPALWINLALALILALLLYTLYNRVRHGLAETA
- a CDS encoding lysophospholipid acyltransferase family protein, with amino-acid sequence MAILQAFRVTLFYLLLSSSSFFWCLISLVVAPLLPFRQRYRFVVQAWCSCAVWLAKVIVGIRYDVRGVENIPERPCVILANHQSTWETFFLSAYFEPLSQVVKRELLRVPFFGWGMALLKPIAIDRSNPKAALKQLAKQGDERLKQGAWVLVFPEGTRIPPGQIGKFSRGGTALAVNAGLPVLPIAHNAGEFWPKAGWGKRSGTIQVIIGKPMYAEGEGPRAIAELNERAFQWACQQQAELRGEEPQLSRLGETA
- the gmhB gene encoding D-glycero-beta-D-manno-heptose 1,7-bisphosphate 7-phosphatase; amino-acid sequence: MFMKLLILDRDGVINQDSDAYIKTLDEWIPIPSSIAAIARLSKAGWTVAVATNQSGIARGYYDLATLESMHARLRQLVAEQGGEVGLIVHCPHGPDDGCECRKPKPGMLKQIAAHYATDLAGIWFVGDTSGDLQAALAVDCQPVLVKTGKGERTLAKPLPPGTLVFDDLAAVADRLLS
- the glyS gene encoding glycine--tRNA ligase subunit beta, with the protein product MSAKDFLVELGTEELPPKALKSLGDAFLAGIEKGLKAAGLGYAASRVYAAPRRLAVLIEQLEEQQADRSMNLDGPPIQAAFDADGNPTQAALGFARKCGVDIAEIDRSGAKLRFAQHIPGQPAVSLLPTIVQDSLDDLPIPKRMRWAARRDEFVRPTQWLVMLFGDAVVDCEILAQKAGRVSRGHRFHANRDVRISSPASYAEDLRSAYVLADFAERREIISRRVDELAAAEQGTAIVPPALLDEVTALVEWPVPLVCSFEERFLEVPQEALISTMQDNQKYFCLLDANGKLLPRFITVANVESKDPAQIVSGNEKVVRPRLTDAEFFFKQDKKQKLEGFNQRLANVVFQAQLGSVFDKAQRVSALAGFIAREVGGDAQRAARAGLLSKCDLATEMVGEFPEMQGIAGYYYALNDGEPQDVALALNEQYMPRGAGAELPSTLTGAAVAVADKLDTLVGIFGIGMLPTGSKDPYALRRAALGVLRILIEKGLDLDLAAAVDFAVAQYAGKVKTDGLAAQVLEFIFDRLRARYEDEGIEVAVYQAVRAVNPTSPLDFDQRVQAVQAFRKLPQAAALAAANKRVSNLLSKAEGGVAAQVEAHYFDNPSEFALHAAIQQADHAVQPLAAARQYSEALAKLASLREPVDAFFEAVLVNAEDPRVRANRYALLARLRGLFLGVADISVLG